GGTGCAACGCCTGAGGGCCCCTGCGCAAGGCGTATCACCGCAACGTCCTCGGCGGCGGGGGCGCGCCACGGCTCGGCGAGCACCTGACCCTGTGCGCGCGGTACGCCGGGGGCCTGTGGGAAGGCGACATGCAAGGTGCCGTCCGGGCCGCTTCGGGCGGCGGCGACTACGTGGGCACAGGTGACCACGATTGCATCCGCGACGAGGAAGCCCGCGCCGGCCACCGCGCCTTCCGAGTCGAGGATCTGGGCGACTGCGGCGGACAGCTGACTGTCAGTCACCGATCTGCCGGCGTCCACGGAGTCAGCCTTCCGTACCGGTGTCCGACTCGGCGCGCCGCCATGTCGCCTTGATCCTGAGGTGGCACGCGGTCTCGCCCTTGGTGATCACGACGCCGGCCTGGCAGGACAGATCAACGCCGAACTCCACCTCGACTTCGGCGGGCCCGGCTCTGCGTAACTGCTCCAACGCTGCCCGAGCGGTCTCAGTGACGGGGCCAAGGGCCGCCTGCAGGCTCGTCGGCAGATCATGGATGGCGTCGCCGATCCTGCCGGCCTTCACCGGCCCGTCCGAGTCCACCCCGACCGCCGTCTCGACCAAGACCGATCCGCCGTCGTCCAACGCCATGCGAGCAAGAACAGCCACGCACTTCCCTCCGCCCCACGCCGCCTCTCCATTTGCAAGCGAACATGACCCTAGCCGAGCGATCCGCCGACTTGCACCTGTTTCACAACTCCCCTTCCAGGGGCAACGGCCGCCCCTATAAGGGTAGTTGAGGATCCGGCAGCCCTCCAGGACCAGGGCGAGCCGGTTCAACTGCTCGGCGAAGCGGGCGGCGTGCAGGTCGCCGCGTGGCCGATGCTCTGGAACGGGCGCGTACGTCTGGGCCAACGGCGGGTTCGCCGTTCTCCCGAAGTGATGGACGGCAGGGCCCACCGCGCGGCTGATGAACTCCCGCGCTCCGGGGTGACCTCGACCCACTCCAGAACCGGAATATTCAGTTCGTCATCCGGTCTGCGCTCACGCCGTGCACGTTACTCGCAAGTAGCAGAAACTGACCCGTACCCGTTGCCGCCCATCCCGCTTCGCTACCACCCTGACGAGGGCCGGTGACCGAATCGTGTCCCTGACAGCACTAGGGTTACTGGCCATGTGGCCAGATCAGCAGCCGCCAGGGGGCGCGCCAAACCCGCAGAACAACCCGCAGGGCAACCCGCAGGGCAACCCGTATCAGCAGCCGGGTTACCAACAGTCGGGTTACCAGCAGCCGGGCAACCAGCAGCAGAACCCGTACCAGCAGCCCGGGTACCAGCAGTATCCGCAGGCCGGGCAGTACGGTCAGCAGCCGCAGTGGGGGCCGCAGCAGCC
The genomic region above belongs to Streptomyces sp. CG1 and contains:
- a CDS encoding CU044_2847 family protein — protein: MALDDGGSVLVETAVGVDSDGPVKAGRIGDAIHDLPTSLQAALGPVTETARAALEQLRRAGPAEVEVEFGVDLSCQAGVVITKGETACHLRIKATWRRAESDTGTEG